The window CGACGTTGTGACGGCGTGGACTGGTACAGCGCACCTGTCTACCTCCACAAGGACTACGCACATCACGACTGTTTCCACGTCAGCCAACCTGACACTAGCCAAGCCGTGGCTCATGGTCCCGATTGCTCCGAACTTCTCTGAGACAGCCGAGAGCATCACGGACTATTCCAGTGGCCGAGCTTCTAACTCGACTGTGCACAGGATCATTGGCCGAGCGGACCCCATCGTTGTACAGGGCAAGCTAGGTACCCGCACAGGCTCACTGGAAATCTGGACTGACTCCGTAGCTTCCGCTAACAAGCTCGCTCGCGTCTTTGACCGTGGCGAAACTGTCATGCTCAAGCAGCCAGTCAGCGGCCTTGATATGTATTTCACCGCCGATGATCTGGAAGTCTCCCCGTACTCCGTGGAAGGCGTAGATGCTACCCGCTACAAGTTCACCGTCCGCTTTACGGAGGTCAAGCGTCCTACCGGCAACCTGTCCGGTGCTCTTGGCTGGAACTTCGATGCTCTGGCCGCAGGATACGGAAGCTTCTCAGCGATCCTGGCCGTTTACCCGACATTCGATGACCTGACCATCGGAGGCGCGTAATGGCCGCGATTACTGCCCCTTGGGCGCTAGAGTCCGCAGCCCGTATCAGGGAGCCTCACAGGCAGGTTCTTAAGGCGACGGCGTACCCGGTAACAGGTGCTCCGTTCGATCTGGACGTACTGGACGCAACTGTGACTCTCGATGAGTCATGGAGTCCGCGTATCCAAGCGTCTCTGTCCTGTGAGATTCCCGCTGACAAGACGCAGCTTGCCGCGCTCGACCCTCGCAAGAGAGTCCGCGTCAAGGTCTATGCCGGTTATCAGTGGAACTCCGTAAGCGAAGACGTACAGCTACTAGCTGACCTTCACTTGAGGAACCGCGATATCAAGCGACCTGACAACACCCTTGAGCTACGCCTTGCCTCCGATGAGGCGCTGGCACAGGACTACAAGCGTCAAAGCTGGGACACACAGCCGCCGACAACAAACCTGTTGGACTTCGTGACCTATCACGCGAACATCTCAAGCATCCCGGAGACTATCCAGCCGGTGCTTACGGACTTCGTAACAAGCTTTGGAGCCTCTTCCCTAACCGGAGTGGTGCAGGAACCCGGCAAGGACTCATGGAGCCTCCTAGCGGACGCACAGGACCGCGCAGGATGCCGAATCTACGTGGACGGTAACCGACGCTGGCACATTGAGCGACTTCCAAAGCTTGGCGTGACAGCCCTCAACCTGACCATCGGTGTTGACGGCATCATCACGGAATCGTCAGCGACCTTGAGCCGTGAGGACTTCAAGAACGCGGTGACGATCAAGTACCAATGGCGCGACGGAGCCGGAAACGATCAGGTGATCTACGGCAACTGCTTTGTGAACTCAGGAGAGTTTGCAACGTCCGCTATTGGCTTCAACGTCTACTACCTTGAGCGCTCCGTACCGGCCACACAGGCACAGGCAAACGCAGCCGCACAGACCGTCCTGACCTCCGTAGGCCGACGCGGCAACAGCTACTCCATCACGGCTCTAAACGCCTTTTGGCTAGTTCCTGGCTCTACCGTCACGGCCACCCTTCCCGAAGGCGACCAACGAAAAATGTTGGTTTCCTCCGTCAGCTTCAACTACCCCTCCGGAGAGATGAGCCTCAAGCTCCGTCAGCCGGAAGACCTCTCTACAGCGGCAACACCATAAGGAATCGAAATGCCCACAACTACTACTTACGGAATCTCCTACCCGACTGGCACACAGGCCCCTAACGTGCCTCTTGCCATGCAAGCAACCGCTGACAGTGTGGAAGCTGCCCTAGTCACAATCCAGTCCTCCACGTCCTCAAACGTCGCTCTTGGTGGCTTGTACAACCAGTACACGTCAGCAGGGTCTTACGGCGTGCCTAGGTACACAAAGGCCTTCAACAAGACCATCACGACTACGGGAATGATTGGCACAACGGGAACCACAATCACGATGACAGGCGGACAGCAATACCTCATTGCAACCCTGCCGGTTGGTGTGCGTCCCGCGTATGACATCATCCTTCAGCCCAAGACGGCTACGGCCATGGGTGGAGTCCCTACGCTCTACATCCGCGCAAACGGTGATGTGCACTATGAGAACTCAACGACGTTCACAAGCCTTGCAAAGGGAAGCTTCTGGATTTCGCTAGACAACATCTCTTGGACTGCCCTCTAAATTTCATACAACGACTTGGTACCGTCTACTGGTACACCGTTCAGTCATTCCGCTTCCTCGCCGGGCATGTTGGATGCAGCATCAAAAAGGGACAACGGGTGCTCGTCATTGGGAGGCTACGGCTGCGGCAATGGGAACATGAGGGCCGCGTCTACCATGTGGCTGAAATCGACGCCGAATCAGTAGGGCATGACCTCATGTGGGGCTCTGCCAACTTCACCCGAATGAATGGCACCTCAGCCCCTGCTGACTCGGCACCTGCTTTGGAATCGCCCGGGACCCCTGACAGCAACAATGAGTGGGACTCCGAAGACCAAGGCACAATTCCGCCCGAAGACGAGTCCATCGCCAGCACCGTCGACGACCCTGACGGCACTGGCCCTCTACTGGTCAACACCACAACCGGGGAATTGGTGGGTGCCGGCGTTTGACCGGCGCGCCAAGACTCGGAGGCCCGCGGGACCAGCCCTGCGTGCCGGGCCTATTCTGGGTCCATGCCACACGACCATGCTCCTTCGAGGATCGAAACAGCTCCTGCTACCTGGGCGGCCGTTGAGGAATTGTTCGGAACCAAGGGCGAACCATCCCGGTGCTGGTGCCGGTGGTTCGCCCTTAGCGCCAAAGATTGGACCGGTTCATCGCCGGGCGACCGTAAGGAATTGTTGAAGTCAGCGTTCCAAACAGGCCCGGCGCCGGGCGTTCTGGCGTTCCGGGATGGACACCCGGTCGGCTGGTGTGCAGTTGAACCGCGGCAAAATTACCCACCGCACATTCTCGCTTTTCACGGCTGCAGGCTTTCGCGCAGTGTCCGAATCAGTTCCAGGCCGGCCAGTTGTGCGGCTCCGCAAACAGTAACGCGGTTCAGTAGACCGGACCGACGTCTACGGCAGCGTCAGGATGAGCGGTCCCTCAGCCGTGATAGCTATCGTGTGTTCGCTGTGGGCGGCGCGTCGGCCGTTTGCTGAACGAAGAGTCCATTCGTCCTCGTCGTGGTAATAGTCGTCCTTGCCGCCCAGTATCAACATGGGTTCAATGGCAATGACCAGACCGGCTTCGAGCTTCATGCCCCGGCCAGGCCGGCCCAGGTTGGGAACGGGAGGCTCGGCATGCATTGTTCGGCCGATGCCATGCCCACCGTGATCAGCCAACAACCCAAAGCCCGCACGTTTCGCCTCACCGCCGATTGCATAGGCAAGGTCACCCATCTTGTTCCCGACACGGGCTGCCTCGATCCCCCGCGCGAGTGCCGCCTCTGTGGCTTCCACCAACTCCTGGTCCCCCGGGTCTGCGGTGCCTACAACAAAGCTGACGGCCGCATCACCACACCAGCCTTCCAGGAAAGCGCCGCAATCAACACTCAGCAGATCGCCGTCCTCCAGAACGTATCCATTCGGGATCCCGTGGACCACGGCGTCGTTGACGCTGGTACAAATCACGCCCGGGAACGGCACTGCCGCCCACCGCGGATGGTAATCGAGGAAGGCGGGCTTGGCTCCAGCGTCGGAGATCACGGCGGCCGCGACGTCGTCCAGCTCCTCAAGCGAAATGCCCACGGCAGAGTGCTTCCTTACGGCGGACAGTGCATTGGCCACAATGCGGCCGGCCTCACGCATCATCGCAATCTGGTCCGGTGATTTCAGCATCGACATATGCCCACTCTACGGCGGCCTCTCAGCGGGAGCGAGGCCCGCAGTCCCTGGCCATCGTTGGAACCCTGCTGGCCCAATACCCGCCCTAGAGTTGTGGCATGACCAACAATGTCCTCGTGCAATCCATCCGGTCTGGTCTCCATTCAGCCGCTGACGCCACGCGGGGACTTGAAGCCCAGGCGTACATGAAATCGGAGATGCCTTCTTTGGGCGTGCGGGTTCCCGAGGTACGCAAAATTGTGAAGGCGGCAGCGAAGGAGTTCCCGGTTAGGTCACCAGATGATTTGAGGAACGCCGTATGGGAACTGTGGCGTCATGCTAAGGCACGTGAAGAACGGTACGCAGCCATCGACCTGACGGGCCTGCGAATGGTCAAGGATGACCTGCAAATGCTACCCGTTTACGAGGAGATTATTCGGACAGGAGCTTGGTGGGACCTCGTGGACGGAGTCGCGCACCGGATCTGTGGACTCCTGCTCGCCCACAGATCCACCATGACTCCGGTCCTTCTTCAATGGTCCAAGGATGATGACATGTGGGTTCGTCGGGCGGCAATCACTGCACAACTGGGAGCCAAGTCAAAGACTGACGCCAGCCTCCTGGCAGAAGTTATCTCCCCGAATCTCTCCGACAACGAGTTCTTCATTCGTAAGGCGATCGGATGGGCCCTACGCGAGTACAGCAAAACGGACCCTGCGTGGGTCAGGGCATTCGCTTCCAGCAACGCAGGCGCCCTGAGTCCACTATCCACCCGCGAGGCACTGCGGCTGTTGCCGCCCAGCTAACCGGAAACGATGAGGGCCCGGCCAAAGGCGCTAAATAATAGGACGCAAACCGGCTTCATCCCGCACACGGAACAAGCCCTTTGTCTTCGGGTCCACGAAGATCAGGTAAATGGCGAACAAGAGCGCAATGAGGGCTGCACCGTAACGGGCCAAAATGAGGGCCAGTCCCAAGTCTTCGCTTTGAAGGTAAGGAAAAACGTCCAACTGGTCCGAGATCGCGTAGACCATGAAGAACGAAACGATGAAATAGAGCGCTTTGACCTGCCAGTCATTGCGGATACCGGTCACAGCGAAAAGCGGTATCAACCACACCACGTACCACGACTGGATCATGGGGGCGAGAAGGACAATAACAGCAAAAGCCAGGGTAAGGCGGCGCATCAGGCGATCGTAGTCGCCCCGGAAAATCAGCCAGGCCACCGCTGCAACCATCAGCACCTTGCCGGCGTCGTAAACCCATTTCGCCAAAGCCCAGCCGTCCAAGCCAAAGGCGTTGAAGATTAGGGCAACAACCATTCCGATGAGACCAACGGGCGCATACCAGATCCACACGCTGCCGGGTGCTGACAGGCCGTTGATCCAACCGAATCCGAAACCGTTGACCAAGCTCAAGGCATAGAGAAGACCGAAGCTCAGGGCCGCAGTGAGGAACCAGTAGAGGAATTTGCGCGGCCATGAGGCATGCTTGCCGGCCCACAAAAGTCCAATGAAGGGGAGAAACACCACCGTGATCGGCTTAATCGAGATGGAGAGCGTGACCAACACCAGCCCCTGAATGACACGGCGGGTTGCGCAATAGTAGAGGCCTGCCAGTGCCAGCCCGATCATCAAGGCGTCGTTATGGACACTGGCAATGAAGTTGGTGAGGAAGAGCGGGTTGGCCGCTGTCAGCCACAGCGCCCTGTGCGGATTCACGCCGTGGAGCTCTGCCAGCTTAGGCACGTAAATGATGCAGAGGACGACGCCCGCTGCGGCAACAAGCCGGAAAAGCATGATGCTTGCTTCGGGCTGCACATTGGTCACCCACACCACAAACTGCTCAATCCACAGGAACAACTGGCCATAGGGAACCGGCGCCTCGGTCCACATCTTGTCAGCGCCGAGCTGGAAGTAGTTGGGCAGGGCTGAAATCCCGTTCTCATAGGGATTTATGCCTTCCACCATCAACCGGCCTTGACCGATGTAGGCGTACACGTCCCTACTGAAGAGGGGAACGGTGAACATCATGGGCAAACCCCAGGCCGCAACGGCCTGCAGCGTTGCCTTTCGGGCTTCCAATCCCCACACCCGGACGCGTTGGCCCAGCCGAAGCCAGGCGCGGACCAGCAGCATGCCACCGATGGCCAACAACACAATGGACAGACCAACGCCCACGCCTTCGGTGCGCATCCAGATAAAGAGCGGCAAACGACGGAGTTCGGAGACCGGCGCAAGCCAGCCAACGCCCAACGAGCCAAACACCATGAACATCGAACCAATGAAGCCGGCGATCAGTGGCGAACGTGCGTTATCTACCTCGCCGGCTACAGCGTCGGCTGACGGCGTTGCTGCCCCTGCCAACTGGGCGGCGGGTACTGGCACCGTCATGTGGTCGTCATCCAATCGTTCACCCGCTGAGTTCGGGTCAAAATTCTGCGTCATGGGGGCTTTCGGCAACAGGAATAAACGACACTGCCGCGCTCAAAAATCCTACCATCGGAGCACTTGGAAGCCACTGAGGGATAGGCTGGGCGCGTGCCTATTACTAATGAACGCATCGTCTGGATCGACTGCGAGATGACCGGCTTGGACCTCATAAACGACGCCTTGATCGAGGTTGCCGCGTTGGTGACGGATTCCGAGCTCAACATTCTGGGCGACGGCGTAGATGTCGTCATCAAGCCCGACGACGCCGCGCTGGAGCAAATGAACGACTTTGTGCGGGACATGCACACCCGCTCCAAGCTCTTGGACGAGCTCCCCCACGGAAAGACCATGGCCGAGGCTGAGGCACAGGTCCTCGAGTACATCGAAAAGTGGGTTCCGGATCCCCGCAAGGCCCCCTTGGGCGGAAACTCCGTGGGAACAGACAGGATGTTCCTGGCCAGGGACATGCCCAACATTGTGGAACACCTTCATTACCGCGTCATAGACGTCAGCACCATCAAGGAACTCTCACGCCGCTGGTTCCCGCGCGCGTACTTCCAGTCCCCCGCCAAGCATGGTGGCCACCGCGCGTTGGGCGACATCAAGGACTCCATTGACGAGCTCCGGTACTACCGCCAGGCAGTTTTTGTTCCGGCGCCGGGACCGGACACCGCCACGGCCCAGCGCATTTC is drawn from Arthrobacter sp. 31Y and contains these coding sequences:
- the orn gene encoding oligoribonuclease, which produces MPITNERIVWIDCEMTGLDLINDALIEVAALVTDSELNILGDGVDVVIKPDDAALEQMNDFVRDMHTRSKLLDELPHGKTMAEAEAQVLEYIEKWVPDPRKAPLGGNSVGTDRMFLARDMPNIVEHLHYRVIDVSTIKELSRRWFPRAYFQSPAKHGGHRALGDIKDSIDELRYYRQAVFVPAPGPDTATAQRISKDIVATAETLGSSERV
- the mptB gene encoding polyprenol phosphomannose-dependent alpha 1,6 mannosyltransferase MptB yields the protein MTVPVPAAQLAGAATPSADAVAGEVDNARSPLIAGFIGSMFMVFGSLGVGWLAPVSELRRLPLFIWMRTEGVGVGLSIVLLAIGGMLLVRAWLRLGQRVRVWGLEARKATLQAVAAWGLPMMFTVPLFSRDVYAYIGQGRLMVEGINPYENGISALPNYFQLGADKMWTEAPVPYGQLFLWIEQFVVWVTNVQPEASIMLFRLVAAAGVVLCIIYVPKLAELHGVNPHRALWLTAANPLFLTNFIASVHNDALMIGLALAGLYYCATRRVIQGLVLVTLSISIKPITVVFLPFIGLLWAGKHASWPRKFLYWFLTAALSFGLLYALSLVNGFGFGWINGLSAPGSVWIWYAPVGLIGMVVALIFNAFGLDGWALAKWVYDAGKVLMVAAVAWLIFRGDYDRLMRRLTLAFAVIVLLAPMIQSWYVVWLIPLFAVTGIRNDWQVKALYFIVSFFMVYAISDQLDVFPYLQSEDLGLALILARYGAALIALLFAIYLIFVDPKTKGLFRVRDEAGLRPII
- a CDS encoding DNA alkylation repair protein, giving the protein MTNNVLVQSIRSGLHSAADATRGLEAQAYMKSEMPSLGVRVPEVRKIVKAAAKEFPVRSPDDLRNAVWELWRHAKAREERYAAIDLTGLRMVKDDLQMLPVYEEIIRTGAWWDLVDGVAHRICGLLLAHRSTMTPVLLQWSKDDDMWVRRAAITAQLGAKSKTDASLLAEVISPNLSDNEFFIRKAIGWALREYSKTDPAWVRAFASSNAGALSPLSTREALRLLPPS
- the map gene encoding type I methionyl aminopeptidase; translated protein: MSMLKSPDQIAMMREAGRIVANALSAVRKHSAVGISLEELDDVAAAVISDAGAKPAFLDYHPRWAAVPFPGVICTSVNDAVVHGIPNGYVLEDGDLLSVDCGAFLEGWCGDAAVSFVVGTADPGDQELVEATEAALARGIEAARVGNKMGDLAYAIGGEAKRAGFGLLADHGGHGIGRTMHAEPPVPNLGRPGRGMKLEAGLVIAIEPMLILGGKDDYYHDEDEWTLRSANGRRAAHSEHTIAITAEGPLILTLP
- a CDS encoding single-stranded DNA-binding protein, which codes for MDCPLNFIQRLGTVYWYTVQSFRFLAGHVGCSIKKGQRVLVIGRLRLRQWEHEGRVYHVAEIDAESVGHDLMWGSANFTRMNGTSAPADSAPALESPGTPDSNNEWDSEDQGTIPPEDESIASTVDDPDGTGPLLVNTTTGELVGAGV